ACGATCAGGTGGTCCGTTCGCCAAGCACCGAGATCAGGATACCGTCGGTTGTGGTGCTGAAGGACTATGTCAAGATGGGCAAGCGCGTTGCCTTCACGCGCTTCAATCTGTTTCTGAGGGATGAATTTCGCTGCCAGTATTGCGGGTCAAAGGGCGATCTGACGTTCGATCATGTGGTGCCGCGTGCGGCCGGTGGCGTGACCAGTTGGCAAAATGTCGTGGCCGCGTGCAGCCCTTGCAACCTGAAGAAGGGTTCGAAAAGCTTGCGCCAGGCGGGCATGAACCTACGAAAACCTCCTCGTATGCCTGACGCCGAAGCTCTGCGTAATAAGGGCAGGAAGTTTCCGCCCGGCCATTTGCATGCCAGTTGGATGGATTTCCTCTATTGGGACGCTGAACTGGAAGCTTGATCTTGAAGTAGCAATATCAAAGCTTGCCGTCTGGATATGTGACGGCACCGAAAGTGCGATCCTGTGCCTGATTTTCGCAAGCGCCGCGTGCGAGTTTTACAACCCCTGAAGGCCTTTGAGGGTGAGGTTGCTGACGAGCTCTGCATAGTCGCGGCGCGCAGACTCGTCTGCACCGGGATGCCACATGAAATACCAGTTCAACATGCCGAATACGGACATTGTTGTCGCGCGCAGGCGGGCAGGTTGGCCTTCAAATTGCGATGGGGCACACGCCGAAAGAATGTTGGATAAATGTGCCACCATGTCCCGCTGATAGGCGCGCAGTATGCTTTGTTGATCCCCTGGTAGAGCGGATAGGCCAGTGCTTTGAACCCGGTGTTCATCGTCGGCACCCTGGTAGGAAAGAAGGGTCTGCAATACAGTTTCGCGCAAAGTTTCTTCCGGTCGCTGATGATCGAGCGGGATCGCGCAAATTCGATCTCTGAGGGTGCTTAGATAGCTATCGAGAAGGTCGAATAGCAACGCGTGTTTGCTTTCGTAATAGTGGTAGATATTGGCCTTTGAGATACCGCATTCGGCCGCAAGCTGGTTCATGGACGCGCGATCAAATCCTTGTTCAGAAAAGATTTTTGCCGCCGCTTTGAGTATTTGCGCGCGCTTTTCACCATGATCTTTTGCAATCGTGCGGGCCACGGGGTTACCTCTTGTTGCGATTGTCGATGACGCGCACCGCCTTGCCCTCGCTGCGCGCGACCTCGCCGGGATCTCCGACGATGATTTCGGTTGAAACACCGACGATATCCTTGATTCGCTTGGTCAGCATCCGTGCGGCGGCAGTCTTTGATAGCTCGTCGTTTGAACCGAGCGCGGATTCGACATAGACGCGCAGACTGTCCATTCGGCCGGATGTGTAGAGTTCGATCTGGTAATGAGCGGCCAAGCCACCGGTGGCCATGACCTGTTCTTCGATCTGAGAGGGG
This window of the Rhodobacteraceae bacterium LMO-JJ12 genome carries:
- a CDS encoding HNH endonuclease; the encoded protein is MDANFRSEFVRQSGALRHCPALVLNADYQPLSYFPLSLWPWQEAIKAAWLDRVDIVAEYDQVVRSPSTEIRIPSVVVLKDYVKMGKRVAFTRFNLFLRDEFRCQYCGSKGDLTFDHVVPRAAGGVTSWQNVVAACSPCNLKKGSKSLRQAGMNLRKPPRMPDAEALRNKGRKFPPGHLHASWMDFLYWDAELEA
- a CDS encoding TetR/AcrR family transcriptional regulator, translating into MARTIAKDHGEKRAQILKAAAKIFSEQGFDRASMNQLAAECGISKANIYHYYESKHALLFDLLDSYLSTLRDRICAIPLDHQRPEETLRETVLQTLLSYQGADDEHRVQSTGLSALPGDQQSILRAYQRDMVAHLSNILSACAPSQFEGQPARLRATTMSVFGMLNWYFMWHPGADESARRDYAELVSNLTLKGLQGL